A window from Pseudarthrobacter sp. BIM B-2242 encodes these proteins:
- a CDS encoding metal-dependent hydrolase encodes MMGAHHAACGAAAWVALTSQVHVDLTMFAEKAPFLPQSLDIGMGLWDISPIGVVTGALVTAGAAMLPDADHHNATIAHSLPPLSNVMCSGIGKLAGGHRHGTHSIIGIVAFVFIAWLAGLWTHNLEGFGIIYPGAGILSVLLVAFAAKALKIIPDSMRKSPWAVGLAMGVFITFFAPQEQNWFPIAMGVGVIIHILGDMMTTEGCNLAWPFAIKPPKAIRNLPILKQCWHSNGYMTIPVLGHAGSVREWLLLVPIGAYAMFGVGGTLVAMGQSGLTELVAMASGG; translated from the coding sequence ATGATGGGAGCCCACCACGCAGCCTGCGGCGCCGCCGCCTGGGTTGCCCTGACCTCACAGGTCCACGTTGACCTGACCATGTTCGCCGAGAAGGCGCCGTTCCTGCCGCAGAGCCTGGACATCGGCATGGGCCTGTGGGACATCAGCCCCATCGGCGTCGTCACCGGAGCCCTGGTCACCGCCGGCGCCGCGATGCTCCCTGACGCTGACCACCACAACGCCACCATCGCCCACTCCCTGCCCCCGCTGTCCAACGTAATGTGCTCCGGCATCGGCAAGCTGGCCGGCGGCCACCGGCACGGTACCCACTCCATCATTGGGATCGTCGCGTTTGTGTTCATCGCCTGGCTGGCCGGGCTCTGGACCCACAACCTGGAAGGATTCGGCATCATCTACCCGGGCGCCGGCATCCTGTCCGTCCTGCTGGTCGCCTTCGCCGCGAAGGCCCTCAAGATCATCCCGGACTCAATGCGGAAGTCCCCGTGGGCAGTCGGCCTCGCCATGGGCGTCTTCATCACCTTCTTCGCACCGCAGGAGCAGAACTGGTTCCCCATCGCCATGGGCGTTGGCGTGATCATCCACATCCTCGGGGACATGATGACCACCGAAGGCTGCAACCTGGCCTGGCCGTTCGCCATCAAGCCGCCCAAGGCAATCCGCAACCTGCCGATCCTGAAGCAGTGCTGGCACTCCAACGGCTACATGACCATCCCCGTACTCGGCCACGCCGGGTCCGTTAGGGAGTGGCTGCTGCTGGTCCCCATCGGCGCGT
- a CDS encoding helix-turn-helix domain-containing protein, whose product MDGSDGLSTAEVAKRLGITQVSVRQLLDSGQLSVAGRVGRSILVDRASVERLAAAGTRRGRAWTARTAWAALALLSGQNPTWISPSEKSRLRSRLRHLDATAVCSLARHKDHTIRYRATTEALALLNSHLIASGATAMRDESTAETFGMTGGSGIAEGYVMTGDAQALADAFGLVEDPEGNAIIHEVELAEPFAEGRAPVAAVAVDLMGSLATRERSAGQRVIEGLLHV is encoded by the coding sequence ATGGATGGAAGTGACGGACTCTCCACAGCAGAGGTGGCTAAGCGCCTTGGCATCACCCAGGTATCGGTGCGTCAGCTGCTCGACTCCGGACAGCTTTCCGTCGCCGGACGGGTAGGCCGGTCCATCCTGGTTGACCGTGCCTCCGTCGAACGCCTGGCCGCCGCCGGCACCCGGCGGGGACGCGCATGGACTGCCAGGACGGCTTGGGCTGCATTGGCACTGCTCTCCGGGCAGAACCCCACCTGGATCTCACCGTCGGAGAAGTCGCGCCTCAGAAGCAGGCTGCGGCATCTGGATGCCACGGCTGTGTGCTCCCTCGCCCGGCACAAGGACCACACCATCCGCTACCGCGCGACGACGGAGGCACTTGCTCTCCTGAATTCCCACCTGATCGCCAGCGGCGCCACCGCCATGCGTGACGAATCCACCGCGGAGACGTTCGGTATGACCGGCGGCAGCGGAATCGCTGAAGGCTACGTCATGACCGGGGACGCCCAGGCCCTCGCCGACGCGTTCGGGCTGGTCGAGGACCCGGAGGGCAACGCCATCATCCACGAGGTCGAACTGGCAGAACCCTTCGCCGAAGGACGCGCACCGGTCGCCGCCGTGGCCGTGGACCTGATGGGTTCACTGGCTACCCGGGAGCGGAGCGCCGGCCAGCGCGTGATCGAGGGGCTGCTGCATGTCTGA